Proteins found in one Crassostrea angulata isolate pt1a10 chromosome 3, ASM2561291v2, whole genome shotgun sequence genomic segment:
- the LOC128179077 gene encoding protein AMBP-like → MISLKEFNNIFFLNCAMVLVPALGSMVLTIPQRDFVWGSGLSLNPGEEGSRTQCKLNCDYGYDTDIEGNLICSCNDPCRNIFCFGGTSCVIAKSCEKGECRLDASCKDLRPEKSILPLKQQEEASFDISNFLKTNADTCRQPLSHDVFNCPKRTRRYMFDVTKGRCVRFWGCRKPGNNFDKKRTCKETCITAYKGKSRKSRPRNENCLLPVENVHVVCFGKLRRRWVYDVIKNKCVKIKGCPRPGNNFQKRLECKSQCVRRRKGKKLG, encoded by the exons atgatCAGTTTGAAAGAgtttaacaatattttcttcctgAATTGCGCGATG GTGCTCGTTCCAGCTCTGGGAAGCATGGTTCTGACCATACCCCAGAGGGACTTCGTCTGGGGGTCAGGACTGTCCCTAAACCCCGGGGAAGAGGGATCAAGGACCCAATGTAAACTAAACTGTGATTATGGATATGACACGGACATTGAAGGCAACCTTATCTGTAGTTGCAACGATCCGTGTAGG AATATTTTCTGCTTTGGGGGAACCTCGTGCGTGATCGCCAAATCATGTGAGAAAGGAGAATGCAGACTTGATGCTTCTTGCAAAG acctGAGACCAGAGAAAAGTATCTTGCCACTTAAGCAACAAGAAGAAGCTTCGTTTGATATCAGTAACTTCCTCAAAACGAACGCAGACACTTGCAGACAACCTCTGTCCCACGATGTTTTCAATTGTCCCAAACGAACGCGCCGCTACATGTTTGACGTAACAAAAGGAAGATGTGTTCGATTTTGGGGATGCAGGAAGCCCGGAAACAACTTTGACAAAAAGAGAACGTGCAAAGAGACGTGCATCACGGCATATAAAG GCAAGTCGAGAAAATCAAGACCAAGGAACGAAAACTGCTTACTTCCGGTCGAGAATGTGCACGTGGTTTGCTTTGGAAAACTACGTCGGCGATGGGtatatgacgtcattaaaaaCAAGTGCGTGAAAATCAAGGGATGTCCGCGACCCGGAAACAACTTCCAAAAGCGACTGGAATGCAAATCTCAATGCGTGCGCCGCAGGAAAGGGAAGAAACTTGGATGA
- the LOC128176319 gene encoding phospholipid phosphatase 3-like isoform X2 gives MYPYGGVSVKGGHVALISLLPLIIIISITECLRIRHKIKKKLFLRKWYRIVGPLMIGLSLCTLFYETAKSCVGSLRPHFFAVCRPSIDLKNCTSKYMYITDYNCTAPENDLLIDSRKSFPSGHASISWYGMTFLIIYIHLRISRRWRFLRPLFALLQTVALCVATYIGVTRIQDNAHRPVDIIAGAVIGISFAVITVSQTSALFESDSTDRQSSTAKEDKRESLTLEYEP, from the exons ATGTATCCGTATGGAGGGGTGTCCGTCAAAGGCGGTCACGTGGCTTTGATTTCTCTACTGCCTTTGATAATAATC ATTTCCATTACGGAGTGTTTGAGAATTCGTCACAAGATTAAGAAAAAACTTTTCCTCCGGAAGTGGTATAGAATTGTTGGACCTCTGATGATAGGGTTGTCCCTGTGCACTTTGTTTTACGAGACTGCTAAATCTTGCGTTGGAAGTCTTCGCCCCCATTTTTTCGCCGTTTGTCGACCCAGTATAGATCTGAAGAACTGCacaagtaaatacatgtacatcactgACTATAACTGCACGGCGCCTGAGAACGATCTTTTAATAGATTCAAG GAAATCTTTTCCTTCGGGTCATGCTAGCATTTCCTGGTACGGAATGACTTTTCTCATT ATCTACATCCATTTACGTATTTCCCGTCGATGGAGATTTTTACGTCCATTATTTGCATTACTCCAAACGGTGGCGCTGTGCGTCGCAACGTACATTGGCGTTACCCGTATTCAAGACAACGCTCATCGCCCTGTAGACATCATTGCAGGGGCAGTTATAGGAATAAGCTTTGCAGTAATAACG GTTTCCCAGACGTCAGCACTGTTTGAGAGTGATTCAACGGACAGACAAAGCAGTACTGCCAAGGAAGACAAGCGAGAGAGTCTTACACTAGAGTACGAACCCTAA
- the LOC128176319 gene encoding phospholipid phosphatase 3-like isoform X1, with protein METNGNLKTNQKRVVLKIVLEVGFYVILATFSYLLSFNKIAYFHPFRRGFFCQNQDLMYPYGGVSVKGGHVALISLLPLIIIISITECLRIRHKIKKKLFLRKWYRIVGPLMIGLSLCTLFYETAKSCVGSLRPHFFAVCRPSIDLKNCTSKYMYITDYNCTAPENDLLIDSRKSFPSGHASISWYGMTFLIIYIHLRISRRWRFLRPLFALLQTVALCVATYIGVTRIQDNAHRPVDIIAGAVIGISFAVITVSQTSALFESDSTDRQSSTAKEDKRESLTLEYEP; from the exons TGGCTACCTTTAGCTATCTGTTATCCTTCAACAAGATCGCTTACTTCCACCCATTTCGCCGAGGCTTCTTTTGCCAAAACCAGGATCTCATGTATCCGTATGGAGGGGTGTCCGTCAAAGGCGGTCACGTGGCTTTGATTTCTCTACTGCCTTTGATAATAATC ATTTCCATTACGGAGTGTTTGAGAATTCGTCACAAGATTAAGAAAAAACTTTTCCTCCGGAAGTGGTATAGAATTGTTGGACCTCTGATGATAGGGTTGTCCCTGTGCACTTTGTTTTACGAGACTGCTAAATCTTGCGTTGGAAGTCTTCGCCCCCATTTTTTCGCCGTTTGTCGACCCAGTATAGATCTGAAGAACTGCacaagtaaatacatgtacatcactgACTATAACTGCACGGCGCCTGAGAACGATCTTTTAATAGATTCAAG GAAATCTTTTCCTTCGGGTCATGCTAGCATTTCCTGGTACGGAATGACTTTTCTCATT ATCTACATCCATTTACGTATTTCCCGTCGATGGAGATTTTTACGTCCATTATTTGCATTACTCCAAACGGTGGCGCTGTGCGTCGCAACGTACATTGGCGTTACCCGTATTCAAGACAACGCTCATCGCCCTGTAGACATCATTGCAGGGGCAGTTATAGGAATAAGCTTTGCAGTAATAACG GTTTCCCAGACGTCAGCACTGTTTGAGAGTGATTCAACGGACAGACAAAGCAGTACTGCCAAGGAAGACAAGCGAGAGAGTCTTACACTAGAGTACGAACCCTAA
- the LOC128175474 gene encoding mitochondrial chaperone BCS1-like, whose amino-acid sequence MPLSDYISSLGDNPYFGAGFGLFGVGFAASVLRKSGQFGLIWFKRNCMITLEIPNRDKSYHWLLNWITVHGTRTHHVSVETTFKQSETGRVYTKFDLIPSPGIHLFRYKNNVIRVERSVEKSAVSLQTGKPYESVTMTALGINKTMFLDILEEARALALVSEEGRTVMYTPMGADWVPFGYPRRKRPIESVVLDKGVSEKMLNDIKEFIQNPKWYYDRGIPYRRGYLLYGPPGCGKSSYITALAGQLDYSICLMNLNDRGMSDDRLNHLLTTAPEQSIILLEDIDAAFLNRDLAKENPTMYQGMGRLTLSGLLNALDGVASAEARIIFMTTNYIERLDAALIRPGRVDVKEMIGYATDFQLEKMFTRFYPEGGEEGGKKFCALVRQHNKPVTAAQIQGLFLQHKDNPEGALTNIELLWKSL is encoded by the exons ATGCCACTTTCGGACTATATATCCTCTTTGGGAGATAACCCTTATTTTGGTGCTGGGTTTGGTCTGTTTGGAGTAGGTTTTGCAGCTTCCGTGCTCAGGAAAAGTGGTCAGTTTGGATTAATCTGGTTCAAGAGAAACTGCATGATTACTTTGGAGATTCCTAACAGAGACAAGAGTTACCATTGGTTACTGAATTGGATAACGGTTCACGGGACTCGGACCCACCACGTCAGTGTGGAAACGACCTTCAAGCAATCCGAGACTGGTCGTGTGTACACAAAGTTTGATCTCATCCCAAGCCCCGGGATCCACCTCTTCCGGTATAAAAACAACGTGATCAGAGTGGAAAGGTCTGTCGAAAAAAGTGCAGTGTCTTTACAGACTGGAAAACCTTACGAAAGTGTCACGATGACAGCATTGGGAATAAATAAAACCATGTTTTTAGATATTCTAGAGGAAGCAAGGGCTTTAGCCCTTGTTAGTGAGGAAGGAAGGACAGTTATGTATACCCCAATGGGGGCTGATTGGGTACCTTTTGGATATCCGAGGCGGAAACGACCAATTGAATCAGTTGTTTTAGACAAAGGAGTTTCTGAGAAAATGCTTAATGACATTAAAGAATTCATACAAAATCCTAAATGGTATTATGATCGTGGTATTCCGTACAGAAGAGGTTATCTCCTGTATGGCCCACCTGGGTGTGGAAAGAGTAGCTACATTACAGCACTGGCAg gTCAACTAGATTACAGCATATGTTTGATGAATTTAAATGATCGTGGGATGTCAGATGATCGCTTGAACCATCTTCTCACAACTGCTCCAGAACAAAGCATTATACTACTGGAAGATATAGATGCAGCTTTCCTCAACAGAGACCTTGCCAAAGAGA ATCCTACAATGTATCAAGGAATGGGTCGACTAACACTCAGTGGTCTGTTGAATGCTCTAGATGGGGTAGCTTCAGCTGAAGCACGTATCATCTTTATGACTACAAACTACATTGAAAG ACTTGATGCTGCCCTCATAAGACCAGGAAGAGTGGATGTTAAGGAAATGATTGGTTATGCAACAGACTTCCAGTTAGAgaaaatgtttacgaggttttATCCGGAGGGAGGCGAAGAGGGTGGGAAGAAATTCTGTGCCCTGGTCAGACAGCACAACAAGCCAGTGACCGCGGCCCAGATCCAGGGGCTGTTCCTACAACACAAGGACAATCCTGAGGGAGCGCTCACAAACATAGAGCTGCTGTGGAAATCTTTATGA